The Megalobrama amblycephala isolate DHTTF-2021 linkage group LG18, ASM1881202v1, whole genome shotgun sequence genome segment gtattttaacagttaCAAACTGTAAGTTAAAAAAACTGTTATATACTGGCAACACTGTTGCCAgtagtttactgtaaaattgagttttgtgggtcacccttgtgctgaagagtagagcctgtgcttagGTTCAGGAGATCAAAAGGCATTGGGGATgttgcatgtttgttttttttaacagatgGTGACTGTGTAGTTGCTGGAGTGCTATACAGTGTTgtcagtattttactgtaaaaaagcctGACAAGGTCTAAAAGTGCAAATATTCTCATTGTAACATACTTATGTGACCATAATTTAACTAAAATAGAACATCCCCCTAGTCATAAATCTCCCAactgttctgtaaaggttcgtaattttcgtcacctttagagaacttttaggcaaAGTTGTGCAAGGTCACGAGAACGTCGCCTTCTACgtgtgtgttttatagaaaataataaagtttgaagtcaccgttatggaggtgaGCATTTGCTTTAGATGGGCCCTTGATTCTTGACGTTTTAACTTTAGATTTTTTCTGGCAGCTTTAGCTGTGTTTTCAAGACATGTGTGTTATAGCAAAACACACAAGCGAAATTCTGATCAGATGAACTTGGATCATCACCGGAGTCTaaactgtgtgtgttatatgttagttttgcattaattaatggttagttttttttttttttaatgaattttttttttttttttaagttcattATACAGACAGaagaagttttatttatatagcgcttttccaTAGCTCAAGGTCGCTTCACATAGTGCTATATAATACATTTGCACATCCACATACACAATACAAACACATAAGACCAGATTTAGCCACATTATCCAAAATACATATTGAAAAGATATGTTTTTAGCTGAGTCTTGAAGGTAGGCAAAGATGATATATATTACGAAGTGTAAGGGGTAACGAATTCCATAATTTAGGAGCATTAACACTAAATGACCTACAGTGGACAGCCGAAAACAAGGAATGGACAAAAGACCAAGCTCAGATGATCTGAGGGACCGGGCAGAAGAGTAGGAGTGGAGTAGGTCAGACAGATATGGAGGCGCAAGACAGTTTTGAGCAGATTCttttagactcacacagacatcatgattcagcgtatgaacctcaatggtgacaataaacaaaaatcttttttgtgactttagtagcttgttttgtgatgctcagagttgatctgtttatctgaaaattttgtcaccattgttgaggttcatacgcagaatcttgatgtctgtgtgaatctACATGATcctgtctgaataatttctacacaataataataactttcAAAGTGTCAAATGCATTATCATAGACCTACAACAAGAAAGAAAATACAATGTTCAGAGATCAAGACCACTGTATGATGATATATTCATCAACAAGCAACCAAATCCAtttgatcagattttttttgttctcacactcttttttttttttgtaataaatgtgctttagaaacacacagttacaacaattggagaaaaataaagtcaaagggtcaggagcccaactaaagcaagcacTTACCTCCGTAACGgtgacatttatacattttgataaaacatcaaaacctcattaagaagatttgtatgaaagaaacaaagtcagagtggtttgtaataagtgaagatgcagagatctagagagatctgttagtgtttaatgttgtttctgttatgagttttgtgaggttgtcattgtgctggagagtagagcctgtgcttcagtcagtgatgatccagaaacactgatgttctgctgcatgttgctttatttaaaggctGCAGTAACtgtgttgctgatgcagtgatacagcagttacattagctcatgcatgtgctgttgtcagctaatgatttactgcaagagatttgcttttaaaagaagggtttttaatattaatctgtaaagagctttttttttttttgtaagacatttaagaaaaaaatattttttgtttgaacagctagtcaatttagctctaattttcaattcatttttttaacaagggcagcagggacgttctgagaacatttccaaataaaatatggttcgTTCAGAGAACGTcttgaatgttctgtgaaggtccaccaaataacgtcccccaaaccttaaaagaactccacatcgtgaccgtctctgggaacgttactaggcaacatccttaacaccagtggggacgttctgggaacgtaaaatttctagcggggtaaCCTGTCACCTAGTAACGTTCCTAGTaagttcagagacggtcacgatgtggagttcttttaaggtttgggggacgtcatttggtggaccttcagggaacattcaggacgttctgggaatgtttaggggactattactataggacgttctgttaacttcccaaatgttcTATTTGTAACGTTCTCGCAtgaccataaaataaacaaaacagaacatccccctaaactcatatcgggaacgttattaaaGGACCAATAGAGGACCATGTGGAAACGTtcagttaatgtcccaaatatcctctttgtaacgttcttatgtgaccataaaattaaccaaattggaacatccccctaaagtcatataaggaaccttgaacttcagcactttcattaccaaaagaggacgttttaggaacatccctaatgttctgtaaaggttcggaATTTTCGTCACCTTTTGAGAACATTTAGGGAACGTTGCGCAAGGTCCTGAGAACGCTGCCTTCTACGTGGGAtgtatatatgcacacacacacacacatgcacacacacacacacacacacacacacacacacacacacacatacacacacacacacacacacacacacacacacatatatatatatatatatatatatagaaagagagagagatcagtGGACGCAACGTGAGCAGATCTAGATTTGATttcacatttcattttattcaagaCAGTTTAGTTTAACACACTACCTTTCAAATTAGTGTCACGTCAGTCTGATGCCGCTGTCATGACAACGACTATTCAAACAAACACTGACAGTTACAACCGTTAcagtttacataaaaaaaaaataatagggAAGAAAAAAGGGTGAGGAATCTGAAAAATGGCATCTGAACCGGTATGTTAACGATTACAGAGAATGTAAACTAGATGAGCAAAGTAGTAATCGAAAATGATGTTTTGCATAATGTCGCTTGTAGGCCTAAAATCACCGGGTATGTatgtgacgtcaccgtcgaccgttattAATGCGGTTCCGCCCACTGAGTGTCAAAAAGACggagtggcagcattggttttcagcgtgaatgcacacaaaacacttccaaaacgggaaagagctttgcgacttacttactgtacaaatagctttgacacaaaatctgaggaatatttttacagactgctgaaagctacagaaaagagAAGCAAATAAGTCCcagcaattcacagaaacagctggactccaggcagagaaataTGGATTTGCAGTGatggattttggggtaaaatcataccctatatattgtattgttatatattgtgttgacaactcatcatttaaatatttaccatcttatattctgcataattgagtgttttaaataaacactgacaaaaactatacaaattttagggctggacgatatgacaatatatatatataacattgatataagtgatttagacctacctatattggagttatataaagcgttcacaggcagatttgctttatgtagcctatttccccggcgtcgaaatcaggcacatataaatgtcaggaaacacgattcctggctgaatgccaatatccatggattaggtttctttgacatgtcataaggaatactttcgagtccaacctttagtgtaatttgttcatttgttttactcgcgttttcgcagtttcccctattaaatccagtcgtGCAGCAGATTCTTTTGCCACTCaatccagctgagggagcgcgttctggcgggaaagtgacgtctatGCATACCCTTTATACTCAAACGAAAGTACAAACACGTGAGAATATCTATTAATTTGCTGGTCAGTAATTTTGAGCTACTTTTGTGGTATACCTGCAGTAAAACAGAACTGTGCTTGTATAATTGTGAATACTGACATTTACAGTCAATGTTAGCTGGGTCCCAATCAGTTTTGTCCtcagtttccatgtaggcccaTGGGTTAGcccatatgaaaaaaaaaaacactcttcagtttttgaagtccaaaaaagtgcatccttCGATCATAAATCGTACTTCACgcagctccggggggttaataaaggccttctgaagcgaatcgatgcatttgtgtaagacaaatatccttatttaaaactttataaagtaagcTAATGAGCTTCTGGCATGTCAACCATACACATTCGAGGCATGTCCAAAAAGCTTTAACTTCCATGACGtagtacacaatgacatgaATATTTGTGCATTTACTGGTAAAGTCATTCTGGTAATTTTACGGTAATTTACCAGGATTGCTGTGTGAAAGTTGCTTGTGTGTTTGTGGTTCAGGTAGACTATAAGGTGTGGGAACAAAATgtgcaattgacccttcgctgggagttcgattgacaagcgatctaaccaatcataacgccaaatctgccattttgtcagACAAAGATTAatctcggtggacttgaacttgaaaaatattgtgtactgacgtctttctgcatttgaaacaacattccttctgatgttcattcatgtttatttgatgctataaaataaCTAGTAGGAAAagcttgaactgaggcactacagcgatctgtcatgacacattaaagagccacaaaatactttttattgtatttcttaAAATTTCTTGTATTTCttattacacaatttgaaagctgggactttgtttaatatcataagtaacctactctgtcttgtctgtcaacGTGTTGTCATTGTCCTCTTTGCTTTGTCCTCTCTTTGACAAatcaacagtaactaaggggtgcaggtctttgcgaagggtcaacaGCTTATAAGGAAGaaaggaaaacagcttataaatcatagatagatagatagatagatagatagatagatagatagatagatagatagaacagctTTTACAATGACCAACTATAGaagatgtttgttttctatatttttagTTGATGCCTAACAAACTGTATTTTGCTTATTCATTTTCTATATAATGTTTTGCAGGACACTAAAATGGTGGTTTATGCCACATTTTCAGCTAATGCCAGTCTGGTAAGAAAATCTTTTAATTTGCTGGTAAATTATTTTGAGCAACTTTTGTGGTATACCTGCAGTAAAACTGAACTATGCTTGTATAATTGTGAATATAGACATGTACAATGTTAGCATGCCCTACTTTTTCTGCAGTCAATAATATACGACTGCTACGTAGAGGAGTTAAAGAGGTGGGAAAAATTAGAaaaggaggggaaaaaaagggaGGAAAAAAAGGAGGATTGGAAGTATAAGGAGGAggatgaagaggaggaggaagaagaagaggaagaagaggatgaAGAGGGGGATGAAGAAGAGAAggatgaagaagaggaggaggatgaagaTACTCAGGTGGCTAGACAACAAATATGATCCAACAAAGATTGTAACCTTTACTTGTAattgtaaaattgtaatttttacgTTGACAGATTAATTTCAAGGAGTCATAAAGAAACagactaaattggcccactttttagtgtataaaagtatacttttaggTATACTTTAAGTGTAACATTAGTAAACTTTGAGTACACAACTAGTTTAAAACtagttgttttttctttgtagtGCAACTACACTACAAATTAATagttattgtatttattgtaaaACTTTGAAGAAACCACAAAGCTGGCATGGCGGTATGAAGCTGCAATATCATGACAGAATCATTGTTGATTATTGCTCTTGAtattataatacatattatttatacatatttctTGTCTTATTTAGTTCAGACTTTTTATCCAGTCAGAAATGAATGCTTTGTCACAAATATCTTTCACAAGGAGCTTGGGATTTCAAATGTCTTGTGTCCTGTAGGAGTGTGCAGGGCCTTCAGAAGAGAAGGATTTAAcctggaggaaacttaaaaaggTCAGGCCCTGCCAATGTAATGTCACATTATAGTGATTTTGAGATGATTATTTATACATGCTTCTATTGCTTGTGTTCAAAAGTGATCAAGACAATTATTTATGTCTTATTTGATTCAAGAGTGTGATTGATTTGTTTTAAAAGGTGATATAAAGGGGGGGAAATACCCTCTTGTGCTTACAGAAAGATGGCAAATTTGACGTATCGCAGATAGCTGAGGCCGTCTGGATGATGGAGCGTGCGGTGGTTAATAATATTTATGCAGACATTAGAAACGGTAAATAAAGAAACCATTTCTTTTCACTGCTACACTCTTTATTTTGGATTACTGACGGGAGGACaggtattgtttaaaaatgtaaacaccTTTATATCCAATTCTCAGATTTCATGTACTTTGAGGATCCAGCTGATGAATTTCGAGGGGAGAAGGGCACTCTTCTCCCGCTGTGGAAATTTCAGTACGATAAAGCCAAAGGTCTGTCTGTGACTGCCCTCTGCTGGTGAGTTTTATACtgtattaaaacaaaatgcagAGTTTTTGAGTAAAATAAGAAGCACTTCTTTGAGTGACATTTGTATTTGTTCATTTCTAGGAGtactgaattcaatgatttgttCGCCGTCGGTCTTGGGTCATGTAAGTTTACTATACTCTGAGAGAAAACCTTAAACAAGGAATCATTTGCAGGCTAAAGAACTCTGAAATGTGTTTCATCTTACCCCTCAAGATGGATATCCTCATGAGGATCCTGGTGGCATGCTTCTCTTTTACACCACGAACATGCACACTTTCCCAGAATTCATCTTTGAGACGGCTTCTGGCGTAATGTGCGTAGACATCCACAAATCACAGGGACACCTGGTGGCTGTGGGTTTCCATGATGGCTGTGTTGCCGTGTACAGCCTGCTGAGAAAGCAAAAGAAGCCCATTTATAACAGCAGAGCCAGCTCCGGGAAACACAGAGGCCCTGTGATGCAGGTATGGATGAGGATATGACCATGGAGTCATGGGtaaaataataacagtaaaCCATCATTGCCTATGAAATGACAATGGAGCTGTATGTTCAATTCAATGGCTGGAATAAAATACTATTCTTACTAGTTCTGTAATATGAAGTATGTGCAATATTGTATGCTGTGTTTGCACCGTTTCCactatttgttgttgttgtttttttacaacaacaacaaaaaaaaaaaaaaaaaaattctctaacAGATTCTTTTCATTGAAgaattctggaaaaaaaaatatcatagtttccacaaacatgttaagcagcacaactgtttccaacactgataataaaagGAAATGTTTCTCAAGCACCAAATCAGCcaactaatattaatatttgttcctgaaggatcatgtgacactgaagtaatgGCTATTTAAgtcaaataatatttaactgtacttttgatcaaataaatgctggcttttttaatatttaaatatcttCAAGACCCCcaacttttgaatgttttaaataaaattaaatacagattttcaTTCAGTGCTTGTATAGTTTTCGTGATTGTTGGTTGATACGAAAGTCTCGGCTTTGCTGCATGTGTTTCATTGTCTTCGTTACAGGTGAAGTGGCAGAAAGATGACTTGGACAGTAATCACAACTTCTTCTCTGTGTCTGCTGATGGACGAGTGGTGTCTTGGACTCTAAGAGAGGTACAAAAGGAAACATCTAAGTGTTGATTCTAAAACAAGTCATTATTGTATGAGGTTAATGGATGCCAATCATATGGATTTCAGAATGAACTAGTCTTCAAAGACATCATCAAACTCCCAGCCATGGACAAAGTTCCTGATGACCTTAAGGATGAAATTCCCACACGTATGAACAAACgtaccttatttttttttatataaaaaagggAGCTTTTAATCAGTTTTAATCATTTATGTTCTTATCGGTTTTTAGAAACCGCACAGAACAGAAAGAAACAGTTAAAATGTTGAATGGAATAATTGTGCTAATGGTGTAAAAATTGCCTGCATTAATGTATTATCATCCTCACTGAAGATATTTTCCCTGTGGTTATAGCTGGAATATCTTTGgactttaataaaaaatatgagtTCCTTTATCTTCTCGCCTCTCAATCTGGAACGATTTACAAGGTCAGTCATATACCATCACATCCAGCATCTGCAGACCTTTAGTCATCTATCACTATCAAACTGTTCTTTTTGACAGACCCAGATAGTTTTGTTTCTCATCTGTATACCACACTTTCCTCCGTATGGCTTGTTTTGTTCTAAATTACAAACATCACAGGCAAACACATACAAATTTTCACTCCTACTGACTCCAACATCCCTCCaacaacacactcacacacatatactTAGCTaaatggggacattccatagacttCTATTGTTTCTAGATACAGTTAGTTATAAATACTGTAACCTAACCTTATCCCACACCCTAACTTTAAAAAAGGTCAactttatttactatttttacaaaaaatgatgttttttataaatgaggATGGTCATATTTAGCACACATCTGGGTAAAAATTTGTCTTGAAAATATGATTAAgtaggtacacacacacacatacacacacacacacactgcttttAATTCCTCTTATCAAAATGGCGTTTTCCATTtgcatgaattattaaaatcaGCATCTATGTGCCATACTAATGTAACAGCCATTAAAGCTAAACAGATGCTTGCAGATTTTCTTGTTctcttatataaatattatattaggggtgtaacagtacatgTATTCATCCCAAACTGTGCGGTATGGACGTCACTGTTCAGTCAGACGACGAAGGGGGCATGCATGGTAATACAACGatgtttgctaaccgccacaacagaacaaaagagcagaagaagaacagcGCATATGCAAATGACTTGAGCGCTTGAAATAGTCCACTAGGCAGTGCTTAATTCACTAGGAGGCTGTACTGTACTAACTACCGTGACTtctgtgtaccgttacacccctaatatatgtTTAACCTATAATGAGTGTAATGTTTGTGTTTCACAGGGCTCCATATACACTTCTAGCACTTTCCTGGATACGTATGATGCACACTTCCTCATGAGTGTCATGTGTGTGAGGTGGAATCCCTTCCATTCCAGAGTTTTCATCTCCTGCGGCATGGACTGGATGGTGAAAATTTGGAATGAGAAAATGAAGTATGAGCACCATTCCCTGCAGCACTATATCTACAGCAGCCTTTTTCACCTCTAAAACTAATCCTTCTTCAGTTGTCTTAATTTAAAATGTCTTGACAAATGAATTAGACTGTCTCTGTTCCACAAAAAGACACCTTTGAGTTGATAATGATGAATGAATCTTTCTCTTGACTGCACATTATGTGTGCGTTAATAGCCAGACACATTCAATTTACAAATGGCTGCGCCGCTCTTACATTAAAAATTAGGTGGATGGAGCTTTACCTCCCAAAGTGTTTGTAGGATCTGCAATGGCAGAATAAGCCATTTGAAGTGTGTTTATATAATACCAGTTGACCAAATAGATTTTTCAACATCTGTGACACAACAGACAACAATTTTGACTTGCCCCTCAGTTTGTGAAATCACACACAGATTGCTTACATGAATGCATTTACAGTTAAAGTCTGGGGCAAGCTGTTTAGAAGCTTGTTGGTTGTATTGATCAGAAGTAAAGAAATGTATAATGTTAGAAGAGATTTCTATTTCacataaatgctgttttgaaaaacttttttccATCAAAAAATCTAGAAAATAAAAGTATCAAAGTTTCCACAAAAGAATTAGGTAGTATAACTTTTTCAACtgaataagaaatgttacttgagcaccaaatcagcatattagattgatttctgaagtatcatgtgacactgaagactagagtcatggctgctgaaatttcagctttgccaccacaggaataaatatatataattttataagtATATTAATTTTccctctcaaaaaaaaaaaaatttctgtaAAGTTGAAAATTGATCACCTTAGTCTCATGTTAACAGCTCATAGAGAGCGGCTCCCTGCACAGACACGGACAGTGATATATAGAGTATTGTCAAGTCTGGTTCTCAGACAAATGGCAGGAAATAATGTCACCTCAAAATGAGAAGCAGGCTCCTTTCATTGGGATCATGTGGAACTATTGATTCATACCCCCTTCTCTTTTTTCCTTACTGATTGTGACAGTCTTGCGTGGAGAATTCCTGGTGATATTTTTTAAGATGTCTCTCTGTTATATTTCACATCTTTAGACATCAATTAGTCAGACTGCAAAAATTTGATCATTACATGAACTCAGAATAGGAGCAATGTAGTTTCTGTTAAAGGTTTGTTTTGAATGAATAGTAGCTTAGCTGAAGTTTTCTACTATTCCAGTAAAAATTCATGTCTCTCCTATGCAGCTCTCCTGTGTTCACCTTTGACCTGAGAGCTGGCGTGACAGATGTGGCCTGGGCTCCATACTCCTCCACTGTCTTTGCTGCTGTCACCACTGATGGAAAGGTAAACATTCAACCGACTCCTCTAATGCAAACACAATGGTAAAATCCACAATATGATAAAATCCttttattaaatcattttttttataataataacaacaacaacaacaaaaagtaataattaaaggtgccctagaatcaaaaattgaatttaccttggcatagttgaataacaagagttcagtacatggaaatgacatacagtgagtctcaaacaccattgtttcctccttcttgtgtaaatctaatttttttaagacctcagaagaacaggcaaatctcaacataacaccgactgttatgcaacagtcgggatcattaatatgtatgaccccaatatttgcatatgccagctcatgtccaaggcattagacaagggcagccagtattaacgtctggatctgtgcacagctgaatcatcagactaggtaagcaagcaagaacaatagcgaaaaatg includes the following:
- the LOC125253548 gene encoding dynein axonemal intermediate chain 1-like isoform X1, with amino-acid sequence MASEPDTKMVVYATFSANASLSIIYDCYVEELKRWEKLEKEGKKREEKKEDWKYKEEDEEEEEEEEEEEDEEGDEEEKDEEEEEDEDTQECAGPSEEKDLTWRKLKKKDGKFDVSQIAEAVWMMERAVVNNIYADIRNDFMYFEDPADEFRGEKGTLLPLWKFQYDKAKGLSVTALCWSTEFNDLFAVGLGSYGYPHEDPGGMLLFYTTNMHTFPEFIFETASGVMCVDIHKSQGHLVAVGFHDGCVAVYSLLRKQKKPIYNSRASSGKHRGPVMQVKWQKDDLDSNHNFFSVSADGRVVSWTLRENELVFKDIIKLPAMDKVPDDLKDEIPTPGISLDFNKKYEFLYLLASQSGTIYKGSIYTSSTFLDTYDAHFLMSVMCVRWNPFHSRVFISCGMDWMVKIWNEKMNSPVFTFDLRAGVTDVAWAPYSSTVFAAVTTDGKVHVFDLRVNKYEALCQQVVMSKKKTPVKIEFNPVHPIIIVGDDRGHVISLKLSPNLRKKPKDKNGQELPNKPEEEMAKIEQLLSLRR
- the LOC125253548 gene encoding dynein axonemal intermediate chain 1-like isoform X2, with product MDFGDTKMVVYATFSANASLSIIYDCYVEELKRWEKLEKEGKKREEKKEDWKYKEEDEEEEEEEEEEEDEEGDEEEKDEEEEEDEDTQECAGPSEEKDLTWRKLKKKDGKFDVSQIAEAVWMMERAVVNNIYADIRNDFMYFEDPADEFRGEKGTLLPLWKFQYDKAKGLSVTALCWSTEFNDLFAVGLGSYGYPHEDPGGMLLFYTTNMHTFPEFIFETASGVMCVDIHKSQGHLVAVGFHDGCVAVYSLLRKQKKPIYNSRASSGKHRGPVMQVKWQKDDLDSNHNFFSVSADGRVVSWTLRENELVFKDIIKLPAMDKVPDDLKDEIPTPGISLDFNKKYEFLYLLASQSGTIYKGSIYTSSTFLDTYDAHFLMSVMCVRWNPFHSRVFISCGMDWMVKIWNEKMNSPVFTFDLRAGVTDVAWAPYSSTVFAAVTTDGKVHVFDLRVNKYEALCQQVVMSKKKTPVKIEFNPVHPIIIVGDDRGHVISLKLSPNLRKKPKDKNGQELPNKPEEEMAKIEQLLSLRR